A genomic window from Ilyobacter polytropus DSM 2926 includes:
- a CDS encoding FAD-dependent oxidoreductase: protein MEKIYDLIILGGGPAGLSSGLYAGRARLDTVIIEKGIAGGQAATTSDIDNYPGVKNAKGPEISDVMRNQAEDFGTEFITGDILEVDFSQEIKKVKTSSGEYRGRAVIISTGARPKKLGFPGEEKYTGRGVAYCATCDGEFFTDLEVFVIGAGYAAAEEAIYLTRFAKKVTVIAREPEFTCAKAIAERVLENNKIEVIFNTEIIEASGDEMVNYAKFRNNVTKETWEYKSGENFGIFVFIGYEPITEKFNGHVKMDDKGYIPTDETMKTDIEGVYAAGDLRPKMLRQVVTAVADGAIAATAAERYVSELKRKSGESQDEKSKPKAQVEKEAVKNKKLGFLKGEIAYQLREVFEKMEKEVIFVTIVDESVKKSLELKEVLEEIVQLGDKLELEVYKKGENPEIEEKINADKYPVVALLDSEGRYRGVKFHGIPGGHELNSFVMAVYNLAGPGQVISVDILEKIKEIDQKVNIKVGVSLTCHHCPDAVIAAQRLAIENENIEAEMIDVLQFADIRSKYNIMSVPAIIINDSEVTFGAKKIDEILQMLKK from the coding sequence AGGCCCTGCCGGTCTTTCGTCGGGACTATATGCAGGGAGAGCCAGACTAGATACTGTTATAATTGAAAAGGGTATTGCCGGAGGACAGGCTGCTACCACTTCTGATATTGATAATTATCCAGGTGTGAAAAATGCCAAAGGGCCTGAAATTTCTGATGTAATGAGAAATCAGGCAGAGGACTTTGGTACGGAGTTTATAACCGGAGATATATTAGAAGTGGATTTTTCTCAAGAGATAAAAAAAGTAAAAACAAGCAGCGGAGAGTATAGGGGAAGAGCAGTGATAATATCCACCGGAGCCAGACCAAAAAAATTAGGCTTTCCAGGGGAAGAAAAATATACAGGAAGAGGAGTTGCTTACTGTGCAACATGTGACGGAGAATTTTTCACAGACTTAGAAGTATTTGTTATAGGGGCAGGTTATGCAGCTGCTGAGGAAGCTATATATCTCACTAGATTTGCAAAAAAAGTTACTGTTATTGCCAGAGAGCCTGAATTTACCTGTGCAAAAGCTATAGCCGAAAGGGTTTTGGAAAACAATAAAATAGAGGTTATATTTAACACTGAAATAATAGAAGCTTCTGGCGACGAGATGGTAAATTACGCCAAGTTTAGAAATAACGTCACAAAAGAAACCTGGGAATATAAGTCTGGGGAAAATTTTGGTATATTTGTTTTTATAGGATATGAACCTATCACAGAAAAATTTAATGGTCATGTAAAGATGGACGATAAGGGATATATCCCTACAGATGAAACTATGAAAACAGATATAGAGGGAGTCTATGCAGCTGGAGATCTTCGGCCAAAAATGCTTAGACAGGTAGTTACGGCTGTTGCTGACGGGGCCATAGCAGCTACAGCAGCAGAAAGATATGTTTCGGAACTTAAAAGAAAATCCGGTGAATCTCAGGATGAAAAATCCAAGCCAAAGGCCCAGGTTGAAAAAGAAGCAGTGAAAAATAAAAAACTCGGCTTTTTAAAAGGTGAAATAGCTTATCAGTTGAGAGAAGTATTTGAAAAAATGGAAAAAGAAGTAATTTTTGTTACTATTGTGGATGAAAGTGTAAAAAAATCATTGGAGCTAAAGGAAGTTCTTGAAGAAATAGTCCAATTGGGTGATAAACTGGAACTTGAGGTTTATAAAAAAGGAGAAAATCCTGAGATAGAGGAAAAAATAAATGCAGATAAATATCCTGTAGTTGCCCTGCTAGATAGCGAGGGGAGGTATAGGGGTGTTAAATTCCATGGTATTCCTGGAGGGCACGAACTCAATTCATTTGTTATGGCAGTTTATAACTTAGCAGGTCCAGGACAGGTTATTAGTGTGGATATTTTAGAAAAAATAAAAGAGATAGACCAAAAGGTAAATATAAAGGTGGGGGTATCCCTTACCTGTCATCACTGCCCAGATGCAGTTATAGCTGCTCAGAGGCTGGCCATTGAAAATGAGAATATAGAGGCTGAGATGATAGATGTTCTGCAGTTTGCAGATATCCGATCAAAATATAACATAATGAGTGTTCCGGCCATAATTATAAATGACAGTGAAGTGACCTTTGGTGCAAAAAAAATAGATGAAATACTCCAAATGCTTAAGAAATAA
- the ahpC gene encoding alkyl hydroperoxide reductase subunit C: MSLIGKKIEDFKVQAFHDGKFKEISDQVLKGQWSVFFFYPADFTFVCPTELGDLADNYEKFRELGAELYSVSTDTHFVHKAWHDASDTIKKIKFPMLSDPTGALSRQFGVMIEDAGLALRGTFIVNPEREIKAYEVHDLGIGRDADELLRKVQAAQFVAAHGDQVCPAKWKPGEETLKPNLDLIGKL, from the coding sequence ATGTCACTGATAGGCAAAAAGATAGAAGATTTTAAAGTCCAGGCTTTTCACGATGGTAAATTTAAAGAGATAAGCGATCAGGTATTAAAAGGACAATGGTCGGTGTTTTTCTTTTATCCTGCAGATTTTACATTTGTATGCCCTACTGAATTAGGAGACCTTGCAGATAATTATGAAAAATTCAGAGAACTGGGAGCAGAGCTATATTCTGTATCAACAGACACCCATTTTGTGCATAAGGCCTGGCATGATGCTTCGGATACTATAAAAAAAATTAAGTTTCCTATGCTTTCTGACCCTACAGGGGCTCTTTCTAGACAGTTTGGTGTCATGATAGAAGATGCCGGTCTGGCTTTAAGGGGTACATTTATAGTCAATCCAGAGAGAGAGATAAAGGCATATGAAGTCCATGATCTAGGAATAGGAAGAGATGCTGATGAGTTGTTGAGAAAGGTTCAGGCAGCTCAGTTTGTAGCGGCTCATGGTGATCAGGTTTGTCCTGCAAAATGGAAACCTGGAGAAGAAACTCTGAAACCAAACTTAGACCTCATAGGAAAACTTTAA
- a CDS encoding DJ-1 family glyoxalase III: MKKVYLLLAEGFETIEALAPVDVLRRCGIEVVTLSVGDSKRVVSSQNIPVEADKLLSSEDYLDGDMLILPGGSPGYENLGKSSKVIELSKEYLNSSEKFLGAICAAPSVLENAGLLKGKKIICHYGVKDLIKDGILGNEKVILDGNLVTASGAGLGIDFGLKLAEVLVGPEKVEEVKKKMTII, translated from the coding sequence ATGAAAAAAGTTTATCTTTTACTTGCTGAAGGTTTTGAAACTATAGAGGCCCTTGCACCTGTAGATGTCCTGAGGAGATGCGGTATAGAGGTTGTCACCCTTTCTGTAGGTGATTCAAAAAGAGTTGTCTCATCACAGAATATACCTGTAGAAGCCGATAAACTCCTTTCTTCTGAAGATTATTTAGACGGAGATATGCTCATACTTCCAGGAGGATCTCCTGGATATGAAAACTTAGGTAAATCTTCTAAAGTCATTGAGCTTTCAAAAGAATATTTAAATTCTTCTGAAAAATTTTTAGGTGCTATCTGCGCAGCACCATCAGTTTTAGAGAATGCAGGACTGCTAAAAGGAAAGAAAATTATATGTCATTACGGAGTTAAGGATCTTATAAAAGACGGTATCTTGGGAAACGAAAAAGTTATTCTAGATGGAAATCTTGTTACTGCAAGTGGTGCAGGTTTAGGCATAGATTTTGGACTGAAGCTTGCAGAGGTTTTGGTGGGGCCAGAAAAGGTAGAAGAGGTAAAAAAGAAGATGACTATAATATAA
- the aroF gene encoding 3-deoxy-7-phosphoheptulonate synthase, whose amino-acid sequence MVIKMRKDSGEKELLHLVEFLQKKGLEVKDASSSEFKVVGVVGDTSVIDVKDIEALSGVDKVTRIQDPFKKANRLMKSEDTVIDVSGVKIGGGTFTVMAGPCSVETREQILEVANSVQKSGAQILRGGAFKPRTSPYAFQGLEMEGLELLKEARKETGLPIVTEIMSPSHVAKFAEEVDVIQVGARNMQNFDLLKELGKIDTPILLKRGMSATIEEWLMSAEYIMAGGNENVILCERGIRTFEKYTRNTLDLSAVLAVKKLSHLPVIVDPSHATGKRWMVKDLALAAAAVGADGLMIEVHNDPENALCDGAQSLEPKAFDKLMKSVNSLVTALRSTGE is encoded by the coding sequence ATGGTAATCAAAATGAGAAAAGATTCAGGAGAAAAGGAGTTGCTACATTTAGTGGAATTCTTACAAAAGAAAGGTTTAGAGGTAAAGGATGCTTCTAGCTCAGAATTTAAAGTAGTAGGAGTGGTAGGGGACACTTCTGTAATAGATGTAAAAGATATAGAGGCTCTAAGTGGAGTAGATAAAGTAACAAGAATCCAGGACCCTTTCAAAAAAGCCAATAGATTAATGAAAAGTGAAGATACAGTAATCGACGTATCTGGAGTAAAAATAGGTGGAGGAACATTTACAGTAATGGCAGGACCTTGTTCTGTAGAAACTAGAGAACAGATTTTAGAGGTAGCCAACTCGGTACAAAAATCAGGAGCACAAATTTTAAGGGGTGGAGCATTTAAACCTAGAACATCACCTTACGCTTTCCAAGGTCTTGAAATGGAAGGACTAGAACTTCTGAAAGAAGCTAGAAAAGAAACTGGTCTTCCGATAGTTACAGAGATAATGTCTCCTTCTCATGTTGCAAAATTTGCAGAAGAGGTTGATGTAATACAGGTGGGGGCAAGAAATATGCAAAACTTTGACCTTCTAAAGGAACTTGGAAAAATCGATACGCCTATTCTCTTAAAAAGAGGTATGTCTGCGACTATTGAAGAATGGTTAATGTCAGCTGAATACATAATGGCTGGAGGAAATGAAAATGTAATTCTTTGTGAAAGAGGAATAAGAACCTTTGAAAAATACACTAGAAATACCCTTGACCTAAGTGCAGTGCTAGCTGTTAAAAAACTTAGTCACCTTCCTGTAATCGTAGACCCTAGTCATGCTACAGGAAAAAGATGGATGGTAAAAGACCTTGCTCTTGCAGCTGCAGCAGTTGGAGCAGACGGTCTGATGATAGAGGTTCACAACGATCCAGAAAATGCTCTTTGTGACGGAGCCCAGTCTCTAGAGCCAAAGGCGTTTGACAAATTGATGAAATCTGTAAACAGCTTAGTTACAGCACTGAGAAGCACAGGGGAATAA
- a CDS encoding prephenate dehydrogenase, giving the protein MKIAVVGLGLIGASVSKGLLDNGHEVYGVDIDQDAINYCEKNKLISKGFSDMGEVLEKCKIVLFSVYPKTMISLTEKYIDKFKKGTIVTDVSGVKKEVVAKMQRLLPTDVEFVGVHPMAGREKIGAEYSDPNIFKGANYIITPTEENSPSALKLLEDIGIELGFKKISYLTPERHDEMIAFTSQLTHAIAVALVNSDKDPDTYNFTGDSYRELTRIAMINGDLWSELFLENRENLIDRIEEFQERLDIIKEALKNNDRKTLITEFEKSTKKRLTLEK; this is encoded by the coding sequence ATGAAGATAGCAGTCGTAGGTCTAGGGTTGATAGGAGCATCTGTATCAAAGGGACTTCTTGATAATGGTCATGAGGTTTATGGAGTTGACATAGATCAGGATGCCATAAACTACTGTGAAAAAAATAAACTTATTTCAAAGGGTTTTTCTGACATGGGAGAGGTACTAGAAAAATGCAAAATTGTACTTTTTTCTGTATATCCCAAAACCATGATAAGCCTTACTGAAAAATATATAGATAAATTTAAAAAAGGTACAATAGTAACAGATGTGAGCGGGGTAAAAAAAGAGGTCGTTGCAAAAATGCAGCGACTGCTTCCCACTGATGTTGAATTTGTAGGAGTTCACCCAATGGCCGGTCGTGAAAAAATTGGTGCAGAATATTCTGATCCCAATATTTTTAAGGGAGCAAATTATATAATAACACCTACAGAAGAAAACAGTCCGTCTGCTCTAAAGCTTTTAGAGGATATAGGAATAGAACTGGGATTTAAAAAAATTAGTTATTTGACTCCAGAAAGGCACGATGAGATGATAGCTTTTACAAGTCAGCTGACTCATGCGATAGCAGTAGCACTTGTAAACAGTGATAAGGATCCCGATACATATAATTTTACAGGGGATTCCTACAGAGAACTTACCAGAATAGCCATGATAAATGGTGATCTTTGGAGCGAACTTTTTTTGGAAAACAGAGAAAATCTTATAGATAGAATCGAGGAATTTCAAGAAAGATTGGATATAATAAAAGAGGCATTGAAAAACAACGATAGAAAAACTCTCATTACAGAGTTTGAGAAATCTACTAAAAAAAGACTTACTTTGGAAAAATAA
- the aroA gene encoding 3-phosphoshikimate 1-carboxyvinyltransferase: MDIKIIPGKLNGEVIIPPSKSLSHRAIIAGAMAKGKSNVTNLIMSDDIEATIEAMEALGVSISKGEHEVDIEGTGTLVRKESTINCRESGSTVRFLVPISLLADGEVKFIGEGRLAKRPLTTFFNIFNDFGVKYERGKDYLPLTIKGKLTGGRYKMKGNVSSQFITGLMYTLPKLKEDSVIEITTPLESIGYVDLTLDMLKKSGIEIENKDYKEFHIKGNQEFKPVNYRVEGDYSQGAFWMVAATLGAGLDCIGLEKDSLQGDKEILDIITKMGGIVKDTTKGLTSEFTKTKGAVIDLSQCPDLGPIVTVMASVSEGETRIVNAQRLRIKESDRITAMVTELNKVGADITETEDGMIIRGVKKLKGGAKVSSWNDHRIAMAMAVASTQCEEAIIIEGAESVKKSYPHFWDHFKQLGGKAEVL; the protein is encoded by the coding sequence ATGGATATCAAAATAATACCTGGGAAGTTAAATGGTGAGGTTATAATACCACCTTCAAAAAGCCTTTCTCACAGAGCCATAATAGCAGGGGCTATGGCTAAAGGAAAGAGCAATGTAACAAATCTTATTATGTCAGACGACATAGAGGCTACTATAGAGGCTATGGAAGCTTTAGGGGTTAGTATTTCTAAGGGTGAACATGAGGTAGATATAGAAGGGACAGGAACTCTCGTAAGAAAAGAAAGTACAATTAACTGCAGAGAATCAGGTTCTACTGTAAGGTTTCTTGTGCCTATCTCATTGTTAGCAGATGGGGAAGTGAAATTCATAGGTGAGGGTAGGCTAGCTAAAAGACCTCTTACAACTTTTTTCAATATTTTCAACGATTTCGGTGTGAAGTACGAAAGAGGAAAGGACTATCTTCCTTTGACTATAAAGGGTAAACTTACCGGCGGAAGATATAAGATGAAGGGAAATGTGAGTTCACAGTTTATAACTGGACTCATGTATACACTTCCTAAATTAAAAGAAGATTCTGTAATAGAGATAACAACACCTTTAGAGTCTATCGGATATGTGGACCTTACTCTGGATATGCTTAAAAAATCTGGAATTGAAATCGAAAACAAAGACTATAAAGAGTTTCATATAAAAGGAAATCAGGAGTTTAAACCTGTTAATTATCGTGTAGAGGGAGATTACTCGCAAGGTGCATTCTGGATGGTTGCAGCGACTTTGGGAGCTGGATTAGACTGCATAGGCCTTGAAAAAGATTCTCTTCAAGGGGATAAAGAGATCCTTGACATAATAACAAAAATGGGTGGAATAGTAAAAGATACAACTAAAGGTCTCACGTCGGAATTTACAAAAACAAAAGGTGCAGTCATCGACCTTTCACAATGTCCTGACCTAGGTCCTATTGTAACTGTGATGGCATCAGTAAGTGAAGGGGAAACAAGAATAGTAAATGCTCAGAGACTTCGTATAAAGGAATCTGACAGAATTACCGCTATGGTTACTGAGCTAAATAAAGTAGGTGCCGATATAACAGAAACTGAAGACGGTATGATTATAAGAGGAGTAAAAAAATTAAAAGGCGGAGCAAAGGTATCTAGCTGGAATGACCACAGAATAGCAATGGCGATGGCTGTAGCTTCTACTCAGTGTGAAGAGGCTATAATTATAGAGGGTGCAGAGTCGGTGAAAAAATCTTATCCTCACTTCTGGGATCATTTTAAACAGCTAGGCGGAAAGGCCGAGGTATTATAA
- a CDS encoding bifunctional chorismate mutase/prephenate dehydratase codes for MIKDLKTLRDEIEVIDKEMIKLYLRRMEIVKDVALYKQENGMEVLDRSRELELLDKTSSLVPEKDLRGYYRELLEKQMELSRDYQRKILGLKTKVAYQGVEGAFQHIALREIFEKCEENSYLTFEEVFRAVSSKEVDLGVLPIENSSTGEISEIFDLLRKYNCYITKVHSLKIEQHLLGIKGAKICDIKEVYSHPQGFLQSSKFLYGRGWKEIPYHNTAVSAKYVSDQKDKTKGTIGSYETASLYNLDILAESINTNDQNQTKFIVISSEKPKTGDTCALILTVPHESGSLMKIVDSIGKRGYNMLNIKSRPVKNVPWEYFFFIEFQGDMDNSEELIEELKENSLSFKVVGRYQKPEGIK; via the coding sequence ATGATTAAAGACTTAAAAACTTTAAGAGATGAAATAGAGGTAATAGATAAAGAGATGATAAAACTCTATTTGAGAAGAATGGAGATAGTAAAAGATGTGGCACTTTACAAGCAGGAAAACGGAATGGAAGTTCTTGACAGGTCTAGGGAGCTAGAACTTCTTGATAAAACCTCGTCACTTGTTCCGGAAAAAGACTTAAGAGGATACTACAGAGAACTCTTAGAAAAACAGATGGAGCTTTCTAGGGATTATCAGAGAAAAATTCTTGGTCTCAAAACAAAGGTGGCATACCAAGGTGTAGAGGGAGCATTTCAACATATAGCTCTTAGGGAGATATTTGAAAAGTGCGAAGAGAACTCTTATCTTACTTTTGAAGAGGTATTCAGAGCCGTATCGAGCAAAGAAGTGGATTTGGGTGTACTTCCTATAGAAAACTCAAGCACAGGTGAGATCAGTGAAATTTTTGACCTTCTGAGAAAGTATAACTGTTATATAACAAAGGTACACTCTTTAAAAATAGAGCAGCATCTTTTGGGAATAAAGGGTGCAAAAATTTGTGACATAAAGGAAGTTTATTCACATCCCCAAGGGTTTCTTCAGTCGTCTAAATTTCTCTATGGAAGAGGATGGAAGGAGATACCATATCACAATACAGCAGTAAGTGCAAAATATGTCAGTGATCAAAAAGATAAAACAAAGGGCACAATAGGCAGCTATGAGACTGCTAGTCTTTATAACCTCGATATATTGGCAGAAAGCATAAATACAAATGATCAAAATCAGACTAAATTTATTGTTATATCTTCAGAAAAACCAAAAACAGGAGATACTTGTGCACTGATTCTCACAGTTCCCCATGAATCTGGTTCTCTGATGAAAATTGTGGACTCCATAGGTAAACGAGGCTACAATATGCTTAATATAAAGTCAAGACCAGTAAAAAATGTACCATGGGAATATTTTTTCTTTATTGAGTTCCAAGGAGACATGGATAACTCAGAAGAACTTATAGAGGAACTAAAAGAAAACAGCCTATCCTTTAAGGTTGTAGGTAGATATCAGAAGCCGGAGGGAATAAAATGA
- a CDS encoding pyridoxal phosphate-dependent aminotransferase, whose product MKSLLKENSKDKMVEDTVFKVVAEAMNAVKIHGDKVVNATLGSLSDEDGNLVTMKSVWDEYKNIDAKELASYSASFRGEADFIEAVEKWVFQGVKKDFLTGIVATPGGSGAVSTTFKNYLGRGETVLLPEIGWGPYWLMAKEFGFETEEYSLFDGDGFNMQSFMTKCEAIMEKQGRLLAVINDPCHNPTGYSLTSEEWNDLISFMDKLSKKGPVVLLDDIAYMDFSNNRETISKAMEELKGRNENFLVVFAFSISKTLTAYGLRVGAQVAVSSSQQVIDDFIRANEISARAVWSNIPKGGMKLFARLILDKDKREALTNERNIYIELLKDRSDIFMKEAEDVGLPVYPYKEGFFVTLKVEDSKRQKEIQKKLKEKLIYTILVNKGIRVAVCSLPKRKIKGLAGRIKEAF is encoded by the coding sequence ATGAAAAGTCTCCTGAAAGAAAATTCAAAAGACAAAATGGTAGAAGATACTGTATTTAAAGTAGTGGCAGAGGCCATGAATGCGGTTAAAATCCACGGAGACAAGGTTGTAAACGCAACGTTAGGTTCTCTATCAGACGAAGATGGAAACCTTGTTACGATGAAAAGTGTCTGGGATGAATATAAAAATATAGATGCAAAGGAACTGGCTTCTTATTCTGCTTCTTTTAGAGGTGAAGCAGATTTTATAGAGGCTGTAGAAAAATGGGTGTTTCAGGGAGTAAAAAAAGATTTTTTAACTGGAATAGTAGCCACACCAGGTGGTAGTGGGGCAGTGAGTACAACCTTTAAAAATTATCTTGGAAGAGGAGAAACAGTACTTTTACCAGAGATAGGATGGGGACCTTACTGGCTTATGGCCAAGGAATTTGGATTTGAAACAGAAGAGTATTCTCTTTTTGACGGAGACGGCTTTAATATGCAGTCCTTTATGACAAAATGTGAGGCAATAATGGAGAAACAGGGAAGGCTATTAGCTGTAATAAATGATCCCTGCCACAATCCTACAGGTTATTCTCTAACGTCAGAAGAATGGAATGATTTAATAAGTTTCATGGATAAGTTGAGTAAAAAAGGACCGGTAGTTCTTCTTGACGATATAGCATACATGGATTTTTCAAATAATAGAGAAACGATCTCAAAGGCTATGGAAGAACTAAAGGGCAGAAATGAAAATTTTTTGGTTGTTTTTGCTTTTAGTATCTCAAAGACTCTCACAGCCTATGGTTTGAGGGTAGGTGCACAGGTAGCCGTCTCTTCGTCTCAACAAGTCATAGATGACTTTATAAGGGCAAATGAGATAAGTGCCAGAGCTGTATGGTCAAACATACCTAAAGGTGGAATGAAACTCTTTGCAAGACTCATACTAGATAAAGACAAAAGAGAAGCTTTAACAAATGAAAGAAACATTTACATAGAACTATTAAAAGACAGGTCAGATATTTTTATGAAGGAAGCAGAAGATGTGGGTCTTCCTGTCTATCCTTATAAAGAGGGATTCTTTGTGACACTCAAAGTAGAAGATAGTAAAAGACAAAAAGAGATTCAGAAGAAGTTAAAAGAAAAGTTAATATACACAATTTTAGTTAATAAGGGTATAAGGGTGGCAGTTTGTTCCCTTCCTAAAAGAAAGATAAAGGGACTTGCAGGAAGAATAAAGGAGGCATTTTAG